The Thunnus thynnus chromosome 22, fThuThy2.1, whole genome shotgun sequence genome includes a window with the following:
- the c22h11orf68 gene encoding UPF0696 protein C11orf68 homolog → MEEEEAPVDGEMAPFAAETYAAQAMAADMDPWIVFDSRRTPRSEFDGWLESNRPSQVYRYGDEEGGVSPVGWIAVRGPTHCPSCGDVTGLQESWEKLLASGRPVNFQTVRELALNHGVLTGKWLMHLDSGFKLDNAWECVARAVLDGKVSSAKVSTYDPKGEGKQVICAYNQNFTDESEIMRLDSIIRATGVKCPLAYKPDVYTYLGIYRNNRWKLCPTIYESKFNLECVPRRSHIINKVTNLEVT, encoded by the coding sequence atggaggaggaggaggccccCGTAGATGGCGAGATGGCCCCCTTTGCTGCAGAGACCTATGCCGCTCAGGCCATGGCTGCAGACATGGACCCCTGGATTGTGTTTGACTCGAGGAGAACTCCCAGATCCGAGTTTGATGGCTGGCTGGAGAGCAACAGGCCTTCACAAGTGTACAGATATGGTGACGAGGAGGGTGGTGTGAGCCCTGTGGGGTGGATTGCTGTGCGGGGCCCGACACACTGCCCCAGCTGTGGGGATGTCACGGGTCTCCAGGAGAGCTGGGAGAAACTTTTGGCCAGTGGCCGGCCTGTCAACTTCCAGACAGTGAGGGAACTGGCTCTGAACCACGGAGTGCTCACGGGCAAGTGGCTGATGCACTTGGACTCTGGTTTCAAGTTGGACAATGCGTGGGAGTGTGTGGCCAGAGCAGTCCTGGACGGGAAGGTTTCCTCAGCTAAGGTCAGTACCTATGACCCCAAGGGAGAGGGCAAGCAAGTCATTTGTGCCTACAACCAGAACTTCACCGACGAGAGTGAGATTATGAGGCTGGACTCCATCATCCGTGCCACAGGGGTCAAGTGCCCTCTTGCCTACAAGCCAGACGTGTACACATACCTGGGAATCTACCGAAACAACCGCTGGAAGCTTTGTCCAACCATATACGAGAGCAAATTTAACCTGGAGTGTGTACCCAGGCGTTCCCACATCATCAACAAAGTCACCAATCTTGAAGTAACATAA